A region of the Mangifera indica cultivar Alphonso chromosome 10, CATAS_Mindica_2.1, whole genome shotgun sequence genome:
CACCCCGTTGTTTTTTCTAACTTGTGTGTTTTTTTGTAGGTTCTCTAGTTGGTTTTATTCTCTGCCTAACATTCCCTCAGATTATAGAACTGCAACCTACTACAGTAATATATCCAAGGCTAGAGGCTGGAATGAGACTTTCAGATTATTCATTGAGCCTAATTTGTTTTGTGAGACCTTCAGACCTGTTGCATCCTTCTGCATGCTTGGGACAGATTTGAGCTGCTGCAGAAATtgcttttagtttataaaattgactGGACACAATATGAAAATTCCTGCCTGCAACATTGATCTGGTCTGCTCCATGCTGGTGTTTCACTTCCTGCTCTTGGAGTTCATAGGGTTGTTGAGGTGCAGCTTTCTGGAAAAGTCCAATCCAGTCTACTGAAATCTCTTCTGTCTCTCCAGCTGTTTGGCTTCAGAAGATTACTAAGTCCAGTTTTTGCTCTGCAATTTCATGCTAAGATCCCATTTCTTGCAACCCATTGTGCATTAACCAGGGAGATTTACATCGGGAGCTTGACTGGAAATCTGAATTATCTGCTGCTATTTTCTGCTCTGCATAGATCATATGGCAAACCTTCTCTTACGGCAAGTTTTTGTGGCAACATGGATTAACTTGTCAGGAAAGCTTATTCCTGCTGAATTCTGAATGGTTTGTAAGGAGCGTTGAGGTTTTTTCCTTGGTGCATTGCCCTTGTTGTTTTTTGGATGGTCTTTCTGCCCAACTTTGTAGCATTCCTATTATTCCTTTCAGAGGCAGTATAAAGCATGGAGTTTGGTCTCTCTGCAGCTTTCCAGTATGTCCAGATTTTTGCCATGAGATAAGCCACAGTTTGGTCTCAAGTGTTGCGCAACCCAGACTGCAGCAGGTTTCTTCAAGCAGCTTCACTTCCAGTATTTCCAGAATTTCCAGTGTTGGCACAACTACTTCTTTTTGCTGGCTGAAACCTTCCTTTTTGTTTCATGCTCCAGTGACAAGGCACAATTGAGCATTTTTTCTGCAGGCTTCTAGAAGCAGCAGACTGGATCAGCCTGTAGAGGTCTCCAAATCTTTCAGTTTTTTCAGCTTGCTCCAAGCAGTCCAGACTAGCAGTCTTGGTACAAGAGTTGCCGAAGCTGACATGGGTATACCTTTCAAGGTCAAGATGATGCCTCTCTCCTGGTGTTACAGACTTTGTTGGTGCAAACAACAAATCTGCATATGGATATTATGTTCAAGATAACAGATATGTTCAAGTTTCCAGGTGCCTCCCTTTTTTTTGGGTTGCAGTTTACCTCCAGAAGACGGCATGCTAATTGGTCAAGCTCCTGGAATTTTCCTTCTTCTGCAGCAAGCAATAGATAAAGATTCAATAAAGCATATGAGGAGGATGAAGGTCAGGTTTTGTTCTGTAATAGAGAATGTAGGTGGATGAGTAATATTTGTTGGGATAAAAAATCCAAGATGTACTCTGATTggattgttgtttttttatattgtatagtTTTCATGGTTAGACTTACTTCTTTTTCTGTTAAAGTAAATTTCTTAGTGTTGTATATATTTAATCTTGAGCCCTAACATTGTAGAAACTttgatagatatttaaataggGAAAATGATAGGTTTTTATTTTGGAGTGTAGGCCTAAGTAGGTCTTACTTTTTTGTGCTGTCTTTTTTATTGGGAAGGGTGAGCATAGACTGTTGTTGGGCTTTTCTTGGGAGAGTTTGTTTCTTTTGCTTTGGTGTTAATATACTCATTTACTtgtcaaaaacaaatttatgagATGAGGGTTTAGATTTGATctttataatttagaaatatctaaattcactTTACAAAAATCATGCTTctacaaaatttaaaaggtataaaataatgatattttatcatgtaaGTGAGTTGAAAAGATTCACATCTCTTAGGGAAGCAAACTGACTCGAGACCCAACCATTAGTTGGAAAATAGACACAAAATAGTAAGAAAGAAGGTTTGAGGCAtgatttagattttattttatgaaaaagaatgaTTCACTAAAATTCAAGGGGCTACAATTATCAAAGaacaacaaaagagaaagaaaataaagtatCAAATCCCAAGAGATAATAATTTTGCAGTAGGTTCCATGGTAGGACTAAGCAGGGTAAGATAAAATGTCACAATATCAAACAAGTTGAGGAAGAGTTTGAAGTAAAACTAACCCACTGCAGCTCATAAGGAGCAAATGGCAGATATTAGCTAGTTAAAAGCAATATGACATACAAGTAGTAAGGTCAGTTGTGTTAGGGGGGAGTGTGACAGGAGTTAGCATGCTTTGATGTATTAGTTTCTGAGTTAATGGTTATACTTAAATTAAGCTGATTAGTTGCTTATTCTACTCAAACGCTTGAATGAATATGTAAAGAAGCTTTGCTGCAAGATTTTCAATCCAACACGAATGACATTTTCTCAGCACTTTCTCTGTTCTTGCATTATAATTATGTTGCTAAACACTTTTCAAACACCAATAATAACAATACTGTGAAAGACACAGATGAAATTTATGAAACATtatgcaaattttttttgtcgGAACTCCTTATTTTCATGTCACAACTTGAGAAAGATTATACCAAGAACTACAACAATATCAAACTGACCATGAAAAGCTAGAAATTGTTTTTCTTAACTCTAATAGAATTTAGTGTCTAATCACTTTCCTAGAGAGTAATTTCAGTATTTTTTCTGACTTACTTCATCACCTAGTAGAGGACACTGATTCTTCGCTTGCTGAGAAACGTTGGAGCTAATACGGAAATGAGCACGTCAAGTAATCTGGCACATTGCGAATATGCAAACAATGAGAGAGCCAGTAAAGCTGAAGCAAAAACCAAAGCAATTTCCAGTATGTCTTTCTGTCACAGTACACCAGATCAGCACAGGCACAAAACGCTACTATCAACGATCCAAAAGAAAGCAACAACATGGAAAGACGCCAGATTAACATATTGGGCAGGACGTGAAGAAAATCTTGTTCGCCATTACGTGCAGTGAAAAAGGACAGGAACATTATGATGACAGAAATCGATGAGAACAAAGATAATGCATTTGAAATGCAAAAGATCTTGAAGGTTGTCTGTCCTTAGAGTTTTGGGTGGCCATTGTCAGCGTAATCTCCAGGGATAGTGATTACTGCTGCAAATGCAATTGTAGCAAAAAAGGCTGCTGCTACCGAACCTGATGTTGTTGCATCTTTCATCCATTTCTTACCTTCTTTAACGAGTTCCTTATGTTCCTCGGTGGATACAATTGCTGGAGTTTGGCCTTTAGGATTGGTTTTCCCGTTGTAGTCAGGCGGTACAATGTTCTCCACTTCcttaaaaaatccaaaacttCATAAATATAACGACAGTTTCATACATAAGCCAAGAGAAATGAATACAATACCAAAATTTGTccttattatatatgtttataacaacaaaaatacaGTTAATCAATGTCATCACACACATACATGAATTAGTAACGTTGCTGTGCAATGTACCCATGGaaagtatatattaaaagaagTCTTACCTTAAACCATTTTAACTCGGATTGCACCTGCAGAGCTGCACTAGAAAGAGCATTAAGTTTATTTCTGGGTGCCAATTTTCCAGCTAAGTGCAGGATGTTGTTCTTCACAACATCTTGGGACATTAATAGCAAATGTTTGCTATcacttatttgatatatgagTTGCAACACCTTACCTTGACGGTTCATGATTGCCAAATGGAATATATTATGCACTAGATTGCATCAGGATATGATTGgtagatttattttatataaacttaataaaataaattaatcataattcCACAAGATCTACACACAGGTCaaaaaatactgaattaaaatttaagattatagGAATGTTTGGATCCCCATGCAATATGAATCCATAAAGCTGTCAAGATTACCTCTCAATGTGACTTGGTTTTCTACTTTATAAACCTTCCTGAATAACAACTTTTATTAGGTTAAGTTATACTGCAAGTATTCTACATCAGGTTTTGGAGTAGGGACTAAGCCAATTTACAATAGATTAATTGATCTCCCATCAAGGTTCAATAAACCTTGAGACTCAAACTTATGTTGTCTACCCAAATCATAATCTTTaagtatatttgatttatttttatcgaTCACTTAAACTCATCTGTAAACTGACattgaattattcaattactttgttttattaaatcaaaatcataattattatttgccCACGTtaagaaatttttaacattctcCTACTTGGGTAACatcaattctttttatttttattttattttaagaaaaagaaaaagaaaataattttcacctTTGGGTAATCAACATTCTAGCTTTAAATGGCCATTATTTTAGCAAACAAAATAgttcaaagataaattacattttaataaataattcaattaatatgatCATCAATAAAGAACCAAAATATTACTTATGTTCTTTATCAGCATAAGATCATCTTTGttcacaattactaataatcaaattaataaagatcAAATCTAAGAGTATAGCAGAAATATCACCCAACAAAATGATCACAAATATGtattatgtttttatcaatcctctttatgatttctctttaatctttatgtttcaaaagaattAAGAgaaatctttttgcttttaatgATGTTTGTAT
Encoded here:
- the LOC123226818 gene encoding uncharacterized protein LOC123226818; the protein is MSQDVVKNNILHLAGKLAPRNKLNALSSAALQVQSELKWFKEVENIVPPDYNGKTNPKGQTPAIVSTEEHKELVKEGKKWMKDATTSGSVAAAFFATIAFAAKDILEIALVFASALLALSLFAYSQCARLLDVLISVLAPTFLSKRRISVLY